The window CCCCGTTCTTCGCGACCACGGGCTCGAGCTGGTCGATCTGGAGTGGCGTCCCCTGAGGCCGCGCGGGATCCTGCGCCTGTACGTGGACAAGCCGGGTGGCGTGGGGATCCGCGATTGCGTGTTGGCGAGCCGGGAGATCGGCGACGTGCTCGACGCGGCCGCGCTCATCGAAGGCGCGTACGACCTCGAAGTGTCCTCTCCGGGACTCGAGCGGCAACTCCGGAAGGACCGCGAGTTCCGCTGGGCGGTCGGCAAGCGCGTGACGTGCTGGCTCGCGGGCGGCGCAGAGGTGCGCGGTCGGCTCGACGCGGTCCTCGCCGACCGGCTCGTCCTCGAGCGCGACGGGGCGCGGGTCGAGCTGGCGCGCGCGAGCGTCTCGAAGGCTCGCCTGGAGGCGGAGGTTCCCTGGTCCCGCAAGGCGTAGAATCCCGGATAGGTGCCGGGCATCATGAACCGAGAGTTGATCAATGTCATCGAGCAGATCGGGCGTGAGAAGGGGATCGACAAGGAGATCCTCTTCGAGGCGCTGGAGTCTGCCCTCCTCTCGGCGTCGCGCAAGACGCTCGGCCCGGCCGAGAACATCCGGATGCACATCGACCGGAAGAGCGGCGACCTCCGCGTGTACTGCCGCAAGAAGGTCGTCGCCGAGGTCACCGACGACAAGCTGGAGATCAGCCTGGAGGACGCCAAGGCCCTGAACAAGGAGGCCGAGCTCGACGACGAGCTGGAGCTCGAGCAGGAGCGGCCGCCGCAGGAGTTCGGACGGATCGCCGCCCAGACGGCCAAGCAGGTGATCCTCCAGAAGGTGCGGGACGCCGAGCGCGAGGGGATCTACTCCGAGTTCGCCGGCAAGGAGGGGCAGATCCTGCGCGGCGTAGTCCACCGCATCGAGAAGCGCAACGTGATCCTCGAGATCGGCAAGGCGGAGGCGATCCTGCCGGAGCGCGAGCAGATCCCGGGCGAGCGCTACAACCCGGGCGACCGGATCCGCGCCTACGTGCTCGAGGTGCGGCGGACCGCGAAGGGGCCGCAGATCTCGCTCTCGCGCACGCATCCGGGGTACCTCGCTCGCCTCTTCGAGACGGAGATCCCCGAGGTCCAGGAGGGGATCGTCCTCGTGAAGGCGACGGCGCGGGAGGCGGGCGAGCGCGCGAAGGTGGCGGTCGCCTCGACCAAGCGCGACGTGGACCCGATCGGCGCGTGCGTCGGCCTGCGCGGCACCCGGATCCAGGTGATCAGCCGCGAGCTCCGCGGCGAGAAGATCGACATCATCGAGTGGTCGCATGACCCCGCCACGTTCGTCGCGCGGGCGTTGTCGCCGGCCAGGGTGTCGTCGGTGACGATCACCGAGCCGGGCGCGCCGGACGGGCAGCCCTCGGCGCTGATCATCGTGCCCGACAACCAGCTCTCGCTCGCGATCGGCAAGAAGGGGCAGAACGCGCGGCTCGCCGCGAAGCTCACGGGCATGCGCATCGACATCAAGAGCGAGGGGGAGGTCGAGGCCGAGCGGGCGTCCGCGAGCGACGCGGCCGCGGACCGCGCCGCGCTCGAGGCGCTCGCCGGGATGACGCCCGAGCTCGCGGCGGCGCTCCACGCCGCCGGCCTCGGGTCGCCGAGGGCCGTCGCGAAGGCCGGGCCTGAGCGGCTCGCAGCGATCCCGGAGGTCGGCGAGCGCGCGGGCCAGATCCACGCCGCGGCCGAGGAGTGGGTCAGGCGACAGGCGCCGGCGCCCGACGCCGGCGCTGCGCCCGGGGAGCCGGCGGTCTCGTCATGACGCGTGAGCCTGGCCGCACTTGTCTCGGCTGCCGTCGCGTCCTGCCGAGGCGCGCGCTCGTGCGTCTGGTGCGCGGCGCGAACGGTGTCGTCGTGGTGGATCCGCTGGGCACGACGGCGGGCCGCGGCGCGTGGGTGTGCGCGGACGAGGCGTGTCTCGCGCGCGCGGTCGAGCGGCGCCGGCTGAGCCACGCGTTCGGGAAGCCGTGTGAAGCGCACGGGGATATCTTCGAGGCGGTGCGGGCCGCAGGACGTCGCGGGGCCGGGGCCCCGCCGTCCGAGGCGAGCGTTGAAGAGACGGGGCGAGCCGTCGAGATCGTCCGGGGGAGGTGAGGGAGCCGTGGCGGCAAAGATCAAGATGATGGAGCTCGCGAAGGAGCTCGGCGTGACTAGCAAGGAGCTGATGGTCGCGGCCGAGGAGATGGGTCACAAGGGCGTCCGCGCCATGAGCCCCCTCGAGTCGACGCTGGCCAACGCGCTCAGGCTCAAGCTCGGCAAGGGGCGCGAGCTCCCCGAGGAGCCGAAGCCCAAGCGTGTGGCCAAGCCCAAGGTGCCGAAGGAAGCCGCGGCGGCGACCGACGGCGCTCCGGCCAAGACGCGGACGGTGCGGGGGAAGGCGACGGTCGAGGTCCTGCCCGAGGAAACGCCCGTGGAGGTCAAGCCGGCGGCGACGATCGTCAAGTCGAAGCCCGCCGCGGCGGCCACCGAGATCGCGCCCGAGCCGCCGCTGGTGGTCAAGCGCGAGCTCGAAATCGCTCCCGAGCCCCCGCCCATCGCGCCGGTCGCCGAGCCGCAGGCGCCCGTGAGGCCCGCGGCCGCCGCGGCGCTGGCGCCCGCCGCGCCGTCGGTCAAGAAGCCCGAGCCCAAGATCGTGCCGTTCCGGCCGCTCGAGCGTGCGGCGCCGGCGCCTCCGTCGCGGCCGTCCCGGCAGCCCGCGGGTCCCTTCGCGCCCCCGCGCGTCAGCACGGGGCCGCCGCGTCCGGCGGCGCCTCCCGCGCCCGCACGGCGCGAGCCGCCCGCGGCGGCCGCAGCGGCGGCGCGCTCCGCGGCCGCCGCCACTGCCGTCGAGGCCCCGCCCGAACCGCCGGCCGAGGTCAAGCGCGAGCTCATCCGCGTGCCCGAGTCGGTCACCGTCGGCGAGCTCGCCGAGAAGATGCGGCGCAAGTCGGGTGAGGTGATCAAGGCGCTGCTCGAGCTCGGCGTGATGGCGACGCTGAACGAGCTGCTCGATCCGACCGCGGCGAAGCTCGTCGCCGACAAGTTCAACGTCGACGTCGAGATCCGGTCGGTCGAGGGTGAGGTGCTCGACGAGGAAGACTCCGACCCGGCGCAGCTCAAGCTCCGCCCGCCGGTCGTCACGGTCATGGGCCACGTCGACCACGGCAAGACGTCGCTGCTCGACGCGATCCGCAAATCGCGGGTCGCCGAGAAGGAGTTCGGCGGGATCACGCAGCACATCGGCGCCTACCAGGTCGAGACCCGGCACGGGCGGGTCACGTTCCTCGACACGCCGGGCCACGAGGCGTTCACGGCGATGCGCGCCCGGGGCGCCCAGGCGACCGACATCGTCATCCTCGTCGTCGCCGCCGACGACGGCGTCATGCCCCAGACCGTGGAGGCGATCAACCACGCGCGGGCGGCCAACGTGCCGATCCTCGTCGCCGTGAACAAGATGGACAAGCCCGAGGCCGACCTCGAGCGCGTCAAGCGCGAGCTGGCCAACCACGCGCTCGTCCCCGAGGACTGGGGCGGTCAGACGATCTACGTGCCGACGTCTGCGAAGAAGGGGACCGGCATCGACCAGCTCCTCGAGATGACCGCGCTCCAGTCGGAGATCCTCGAGCTCAAGGCGAACCCGACCCGCGCGGCCAAGGGCGTGATCATCGAGAGCCGCCTCGATCGGGGCCGCGGTCCGGTCGCGACGGTGCTCATCCAGAACGGGACGCTCAAGGAGGGTGACGCGGTCGTCGTCGGGGCCCACTCGGGGCGGATCCGCTCCCTCATCGACCCGAACGGCAAGAAGGTCAAGAGCGCGGGCCCGTCGGACGCGGTCGAGATCCAGGGCCTCTCCGGCGTGCCCTCGGCGGGCGACGTCCTCGTGGCGGTCTCCGACGAGCGCAAGGCGCGGCAGATCGCGACCATGCGCCAGGACCGCGAGAAGGCGAAGGGCAAGGCGTCGACGCGGATCACGCTCGAGGGGCTCCAGAAGCAGATCCAGACGGGCGAGGTGAAGGAGCTCCGCCTGATCCTCAAGGCCGACGTGCAGGGCTCCGTCGAGGCGCTGGCCGAGGCGCTCGAGCGCCTGTCGACCGACGAGGTCAAGCTGAAGGTCATCCACGGCTCGGTCGGCGCGATCAACGAGAGCGACGTCATGCTCGCCTCGGCGTCGAACGCGGTCGTCATCGGCTTCAACGTGAAGCCCGAGCCGAAGGCGGCCACGCAGGCGCAGGCCAACGGCGTGGACGTCCGGACGTACAACGTCATCTACGAGGCGATCAACGAGATGAAGGCGGCGCTAGCCGGCATGCTCGCGCCCGAGATCCGTGAGACCGCGCTCGGCAAGGCGCAGGTGCGCCAGATCTTCGTGATCTCCAAGCTCGGCCCGATCTGCGGCTCGTACGTCGCCGAGGGCAAGGTCACCCGCGGGGCGAAGATGCGGGTGCGCCGCGGCGACGAGGTGGTGGGGACGGGCACGGTCGGCTCGCTCAAGCGGTTCAAGGACGACGTCCGCGAGGTGCTCGCCGGGCTCGAGTGCGGGATCGGCGTGGACGGCGTCAGCGGGATCCAACCGGGCGACATCCTCGAGGCCTACACGGTCGAGGAAGTGGCGCGCACGCTCTAGCGGGGCGTGCGCACCGGAGGCTGCCGTGGCAACGGCGCGCGTCGCGCTGGGCATGGTGGAGTTGCACCTCCCGGACGTGGGCTCGCTCAAGGGCAAGCGGCACGTCCTGAAGGGCCTCAAGGAGAAGGTGCGCGCCCGCTTCGAGGTGTCCGTCGCCGAGGTGGACCACCAGGACAGCTGGCAGCGCGCGACGCTGGCGGTCGCCTACGTCTCGGCCGACGCCCGGCACGCCAACGAAGTCGTGTCCAAGGCGATGGACTACATCGAGAACAACGTCGAGGGCCGCGTCCTCGAGACCTTCGTGGAGATCCTCTGATGCAGGGCAAGCGGCTCGACCGCGTCAACCAGCTCATCAAGGAGGAGATCTCCACGCTGCTCCAGCGGGAGCTCAAGGACCCGCGGCTCGGCTTCGTCAGCGTCACCGGGGTGGACACGGCGAAGGACCTCGCGCGCGCGAAGGTCTTCGTCTCGGTGCTCGGCGACGAGGCCCAGTGGG is drawn from Candidatus Methylomirabilota bacterium and contains these coding sequences:
- a CDS encoding ribosome maturation factor RimP, giving the protein MDDAERAGQIEEAVTPVLRDHGLELVDLEWRPLRPRGILRLYVDKPGGVGIRDCVLASREIGDVLDAAALIEGAYDLEVSSPGLERQLRKDREFRWAVGKRVTCWLAGGAEVRGRLDAVLADRLVLERDGARVELARASVSKARLEAEVPWSRKA
- the nusA gene encoding transcription termination factor NusA → MNRELINVIEQIGREKGIDKEILFEALESALLSASRKTLGPAENIRMHIDRKSGDLRVYCRKKVVAEVTDDKLEISLEDAKALNKEAELDDELELEQERPPQEFGRIAAQTAKQVILQKVRDAEREGIYSEFAGKEGQILRGVVHRIEKRNVILEIGKAEAILPEREQIPGERYNPGDRIRAYVLEVRRTAKGPQISLSRTHPGYLARLFETEIPEVQEGIVLVKATAREAGERAKVAVASTKRDVDPIGACVGLRGTRIQVISRELRGEKIDIIEWSHDPATFVARALSPARVSSVTITEPGAPDGQPSALIIVPDNQLSLAIGKKGQNARLAAKLTGMRIDIKSEGEVEAERASASDAAADRAALEALAGMTPELAAALHAAGLGSPRAVAKAGPERLAAIPEVGERAGQIHAAAEEWVRRQAPAPDAGAAPGEPAVSS
- a CDS encoding YlxR family protein — translated: MTREPGRTCLGCRRVLPRRALVRLVRGANGVVVVDPLGTTAGRGAWVCADEACLARAVERRRLSHAFGKPCEAHGDIFEAVRAAGRRGAGAPPSEASVEETGRAVEIVRGR
- the infB gene encoding translation initiation factor IF-2 codes for the protein MMELAKELGVTSKELMVAAEEMGHKGVRAMSPLESTLANALRLKLGKGRELPEEPKPKRVAKPKVPKEAAAATDGAPAKTRTVRGKATVEVLPEETPVEVKPAATIVKSKPAAAATEIAPEPPLVVKRELEIAPEPPPIAPVAEPQAPVRPAAAAALAPAAPSVKKPEPKIVPFRPLERAAPAPPSRPSRQPAGPFAPPRVSTGPPRPAAPPAPARREPPAAAAAAARSAAAATAVEAPPEPPAEVKRELIRVPESVTVGELAEKMRRKSGEVIKALLELGVMATLNELLDPTAAKLVADKFNVDVEIRSVEGEVLDEEDSDPAQLKLRPPVVTVMGHVDHGKTSLLDAIRKSRVAEKEFGGITQHIGAYQVETRHGRVTFLDTPGHEAFTAMRARGAQATDIVILVVAADDGVMPQTVEAINHARAANVPILVAVNKMDKPEADLERVKRELANHALVPEDWGGQTIYVPTSAKKGTGIDQLLEMTALQSEILELKANPTRAAKGVIIESRLDRGRGPVATVLIQNGTLKEGDAVVVGAHSGRIRSLIDPNGKKVKSAGPSDAVEIQGLSGVPSAGDVLVAVSDERKARQIATMRQDREKAKGKASTRITLEGLQKQIQTGEVKELRLILKADVQGSVEALAEALERLSTDEVKLKVIHGSVGAINESDVMLASASNAVVIGFNVKPEPKAATQAQANGVDVRTYNVIYEAINEMKAALAGMLAPEIRETALGKAQVRQIFVISKLGPICGSYVAEGKVTRGAKMRVRRGDEVVGTGTVGSLKRFKDDVREVLAGLECGIGVDGVSGIQPGDILEAYTVEEVARTL
- a CDS encoding DUF503 domain-containing protein; amino-acid sequence: MATARVALGMVELHLPDVGSLKGKRHVLKGLKEKVRARFEVSVAEVDHQDSWQRATLAVAYVSADARHANEVVSKAMDYIENNVEGRVLETFVEIL
- the rbfA gene encoding 30S ribosome-binding factor RbfA, with amino-acid sequence MQGKRLDRVNQLIKEEISTLLQRELKDPRLGFVSVTGVDTAKDLARAKVFVSVLGDEAQWAASLTALASARGFIRNWLRHHLDLRVTPELDFRADHSMEHAARIQALLRGLDTGPAS